In Haloplanus rubicundus, one DNA window encodes the following:
- a CDS encoding toxin-antitoxin system TumE family protein, whose translation MELFATRDEYPGDWFYQFQYYHPEEGEFLRYDNAHDDDDLGWHHRHVRFGEDSEIPFQNISAHVARFLQEVVHLTDIEDTNHD comes from the coding sequence GTGGAGTTGTTCGCGACCCGCGACGAGTATCCCGGTGATTGGTTCTACCAGTTCCAGTACTACCACCCGGAAGAGGGCGAGTTCCTGCGCTACGACAACGCGCACGATGACGACGATCTCGGTTGGCACCACCGACACGTTCGATTCGGCGAGGATTCCGAGATTCCGTTCCAGAACATCAGTGCGCACGTCGCCCGCTTCCTCCAAGAGGTCGTCCACCTCACCGATATCGAGGACACGAACCATGACTGA